Genomic window (Bacillota bacterium):
TACCGCCTTTACCGTACTTGGACTGCAGGGCCAGGTTGGTCAGGCCCAACAGATGAGCAAGCGAAATGCCAACCAGAAGAGCCGCCACCGCCGCCCCCATCCACTCCGGCCCTGCGGAGCCTGTCTTCTCAATCGCTGACTTGATACTGGACAGTATCAGAGTGTTCACCGCAATCAGGCCAAGCATGATAACGCTTGCCATCATTGTCAGGCGGTTCATCTTCTCCATACTCATACGGCTCGCACCTCTAGCCCCCGGCTGTCCGGCGGTCGTCCAGCCACCTTCAAGCAAGCAAGTGCCTTCCGCAACTTCTCGGCCGTACTCCGCCTCCACGAGCTTGAGCAGTATACACAGCATCAATTCGCCGGTCCCAAAGGACTTCCTTCGCGCACTTCCAAGCAGTCGAGAATCTTCTGCCAGGCTCGATAATCCCGGTCAGCTCAGTCCCGAGCGAAGATGCTCAGGCCTCGGGTCCGTCGAGCGCGAGCGCTATCTTCTGGCCGAGCAATCTGACACCGCCACACAGCCCCGCCTTGCCGGAACGCTCGCTTTCGAAAGACGCGAGCGACCTATCTTCGCCCGCCGTCCCACACCGGTTGGCACCGGTTGGAGGAGCGCCCGAATTCGGCGAGTCCGGCGAAGTTGAAGCCCTCGGAGCCACGCGAAACCGCGCGCCACCGCCACAGGCAACATGGCCAGCCGAGAGCACGCTGTCAGAGCACGCTGTCCCAGCAACCCCAAAGGGCGGCACTGTCTAGGGCGTCGGCCCCTTCGCGGCCGAACCGCGACGCGAGTATCGGCCGCCTCCGCTCGCGCCAACTCAGCACGTAACCACGCACGGTGCAGACCGTACGAAGGAGACCCACGCCGCCAAAGCGAAGTTAACAGTGCTAAGGAAGAACCTCAGAGCGCTCCGGAGTGCCGGTCGCGCGCGGCGGGCGCACGCAGGCGGTGAGTCCGGCAGCCTTCATGAACAGCCCGGGTAGACCGAATGCCCAGGTAGAGAGAATGCCCGGGTAGGCAGGGTGGACAGAATGGCCGCTCAAACAGAATGCGCGGGTAAACAGAATACACAGGTAGACAGAATGTCAATCTTGATGGCGTGGAGAAGTGGACGGGATGCGCGAGCGGACAGCGGGCACAGATAGACGGGGCGCGGTGGATGGCTAGGCACGCTGTTCGCGGCGTCAGACAAGCTCATGTCAGTGATCGCCCTCGTGGGGCATAGGACGCACAACTGGAATCGCAGTCGACACCGTCTTCCTCGACGCCGCCTTTCTCGAGTGGCGTGTCTCGAGGGGTTTGAGTGGTCGGTGCAGACGGCCCATGCGTGGAAAGAGATGCAGGAGGCGTGTGTGGCGTGGGGAGACATGCAGCTCGCGTGTCGCTAGCTCAGGCGTCGGAAGATTGCTCGTCAGGGGCTTTCGCATCGGCAGCTCGCGCAGTTGACGCCCGCGTCGTGCGGTCGTATCTCGTCCGGCATCTTGCCTTGGACGTCCGCTCCGACCAACCACCCCAAGCGCTGGTCAGGCGCTTGGAGGCGGTCCAGGTCGATCCGGTGAATCTCCTGGCCAAGAATCACGACTTGGTCCTCCACTGCCGGCTGAGCAGACGCCGAGCAGGGTGCGTAGACTACTACCAGGGACCGGACGCCCTCTTCGAATACATCGCCGGCAACCGCACGCTTTTGCCGCTTGAGGACTTCCCGCTCTTTTTCCCATTCATGCGTCTCCGCGAAGAAGCCAACAAGGAGACTCTGCGCTGCTTGGCCGGTCCCGTCCGTCAGGTGCTCGACGATATCGAGCGGGCCGGTCCCCTTACGTCACGGAAGATCGTCTGCGCGGCGAAAGTGTCCGGGTACTCGGATCCCGAAGCGACTCTGAGAACCAAAGCTACCAGCCTCGCCATACAACTCCTCTGGGAAAGCGGGATTCTCACGGTCGTCGGCCGCAGCGGGGCGGAGAGCCTGTACGACTTGACCGAGCGCGCCGTCCCTGCCGGTCTAGTGGTGCAAGGGCGTGAGATGCCGCTCGAAGAAGCACGGCGTCTGTTGAGACATAAGTATTACCGCGCGATGGGCGTGTTCGACGCGGGGCACGTATTCTTTGGCTGGCAGCATCTTACCGCGCGCCAACGCCTCGAGGCGCTGGAAGAAGACGAGCGGAGCGGCGTGATTGAGCGACTGCCTATCGATGGCGTAAAGCGCACGTATTGGGCGGTCGCGGGCACAAGAGAAAGACTGGCCGCGCTTGGCGGCGAGGCGGACGCATGTCACGGCGTGCGGTTCCTGCCACCCTTGGACAACCTCCTTTGGCGAAGAGAGCGAATTGCGGACATCTTCGACTTCGACTACAAATGGGAGATGTACATGCCGGCAGCAAAGCGAAAGGGCGGGCCCTACACCATGCCCATGCTGCGCGGGACGGACTTGGTGGGCCGGCTCGACGCTCACCTTGACCGCGCGTCATCAACCTTGGTGGTCGACGCGCTTCGCTACGAACCAGGGGTCAAGGCGACGAAAGAGCTGGAAGCGCAGGTCGAGGAGGAGATAGATCGACTGAGAGTTTTCTGCGGAGCAGAGCGGGTCGTTCGCAAACCGTGACGACCGGCATGGAACCTGTGCAGGACCACTGCCGCAGGCCGGCGGCGTGGGCGGCGCGGGCGAGGCGGCCAGCGGGCGGCACGCGGCAGCGCAACAGCCGCACGGAGACGAAGACCCCTGGTCGTATGCAAGGTGCTTTGTCTGCTGTTCCGGTGAGCGCTCAGGATATCAAGGTGAAAGGCAAGGATTGGGACGAAACCTTCACGCCCTTCATCTCGACATCCCCTTCCTTACCGCACCGCCCTGTGCATTCCTGGAGCCATTGCAGCCGCAATGACCCGTTCGCTGTGTCTTGGCCTCCAGGTCTTCTCTCAATACGCCATCCTCATGCCGTTACGCCTCGGACTAGCGTCGGCATGGCACACTCTGCGTGGCATCGATCACTGTACCCTGCGCATGACCCTGCACATGCCCTACCTCCTGCTACCAGTCGCCGGGCCATTTGACCCGAGTTCGACAAGGCCTGGGCACACAAAGGGGCTGAAGTGCAGTAATGACGG
Coding sequences:
- a CDS encoding winged helix DNA-binding domain-containing protein, which translates into the protein MGRHAARVSLAQASEDCSSGAFASAARAVDARVVRSYLVRHLALDVRSDQPPQALVRRLEAVQVDPVNLLAKNHDLVLHCRLSRRRAGCVDYYQGPDALFEYIAGNRTLLPLEDFPLFFPFMRLREEANKETLRCLAGPVRQVLDDIERAGPLTSRKIVCAAKVSGYSDPEATLRTKATSLAIQLLWESGILTVVGRSGAESLYDLTERAVPAGLVVQGREMPLEEARRLLRHKYYRAMGVFDAGHVFFGWQHLTARQRLEALEEDERSGVIERLPIDGVKRTYWAVAGTRERLAALGGEADACHGVRFLPPLDNLLWRRERIADIFDFDYKWEMYMPAAKRKGGPYTMPMLRGTDLVGRLDAHLDRASSTLVVDALRYEPGVKATKELEAQVEEEIDRLRVFCGAERVVRKP